Proteins co-encoded in one Methanobacteriales archaeon HGW-Methanobacteriales-1 genomic window:
- a CDS encoding NADP-specific glutamate dehydrogenase has protein sequence MTYVDDVLEELKRKNPYEPEFIQTATEILRCLNVVFERHPEFQEAKILERFLEPERVVMFRVPWVDDNGEVQVNRGFRVQFNSALGPYKGGLRFHETVNLSVLKLLGLEQILKNSLTGMSIGGAKGGSDFNPKGRSDAEVMRFCQSFMIELSNYIGPDIDVPAGDIGVGLREVGYLFGQYNRITNRHNCVLTGSGIEYGGSLVRTEATGYGLIYILEEALKARGEILDGKKIIVSGSGNVAIYAAEKAIHLGATVIAMSDSKGYIYNENGISIPFVKHIKEEQRKCIYEYLNDFPDTIYKEGSNGLWNIKCDIALPCATQYELDEDSARKLINNGVKYVAEGANKPSTPEATKLFLKSGIMFLPGKAANAGGVTTSVLEMAQRSSNMHWSFD, from the coding sequence ATGACCTACGTAGATGATGTATTAGAAGAGCTGAAGAGAAAAAATCCTTATGAACCAGAGTTCATACAGACTGCAACTGAGATTTTAAGATGTCTTAATGTAGTTTTTGAAAGGCATCCTGAATTTCAGGAAGCAAAAATTTTAGAAAGATTTTTAGAACCTGAGAGAGTGGTTATGTTTAGAGTACCCTGGGTTGATGATAATGGTGAAGTACAGGTGAATCGAGGTTTTCGTGTACAGTTTAACAGTGCACTTGGCCCATATAAGGGAGGGCTTCGTTTTCATGAGACGGTTAATTTATCGGTTCTTAAATTATTAGGATTAGAACAGATTTTAAAAAACAGTCTTACAGGCATGTCAATTGGCGGTGCAAAGGGTGGAAGTGATTTCAATCCAAAAGGCAGATCCGATGCTGAGGTTATGAGATTCTGCCAGAGTTTCATGATTGAGCTTAGTAATTATATAGGGCCTGATATTGATGTCCCTGCTGGGGATATTGGTGTGGGATTAAGAGAAGTGGGTTACCTATTTGGGCAGTATAATAGAATTACAAACAGGCATAATTGCGTATTAACCGGAAGTGGAATAGAATATGGTGGATCTCTTGTAAGAACAGAAGCCACAGGTTATGGCCTTATTTATATATTGGAAGAAGCTTTAAAAGCAAGGGGAGAAATTTTGGATGGTAAAAAAATAATAGTTTCTGGTTCAGGAAATGTGGCCATATATGCAGCTGAAAAGGCTATACACCTTGGAGCAACAGTTATTGCTATGTCTGACTCAAAAGGTTACATTTATAACGAAAATGGAATATCTATTCCATTTGTAAAACATATCAAAGAAGAACAAAGAAAATGTATTTATGAATACTTAAATGATTTTCCTGATACCATCTATAAAGAAGGAAGTAACGGTCTTTGGAATATAAAATGTGATATAGCTCTTCCCTGTGCTACTCAATATGAGTTAGATGAAGATTCAGCAAGAAAACTGATTAATAATGGAGTTAAATATGTTGCAGAAGGAGCAAATAAGCCATCAACTCCCGAAGCTACTAAATTATTCTTAAAATCCGGAATAATGTTCTTACCAGGAAAAGCAGCTAATGCTGGAGGAGTTACAACCAGTGTACTAGAAATGGCACAAAGAAGCTCAAATATGCACTGGTCATTTGATG